The DNA segment ATATCAGCAGAAGATAACGTTATTAATTTtccatataataaataaatttctTACTTTTGTAGTTTTATTGAAATTTCAGCATCTACAAAGCGGAACCACGAATGGATTTCTGGTGTTGTTGGTGTTGGAGGAACCGGAAATGATCAAATTCACCGGCAATCTTCGGATTCACCTGTACGGCTGGCTTCACCTGCGCCGGCGGCTCCTCCTTCACCTTCATCATCCAACGTGTCAGTTAGAAAAAAGATGGTTTGTGTTCTAAATAAACTGTTAAATCAACAggctttttttaaaaaaatatctcTGATTTATAATTATTAACTTTTTTGCTGCAGAAAGCGAGTGGAGGAGGATCGAAACCGAGACCACCAAAATCGTCATCAAAGTCGTCATCTTCTAATCCTGAGGAGCTTGAAATCGAGATTGCTGAGGTTTTATATGGTCTCATGACTCAGTCACAAGCTCCCAAGAAAGAAATTCCATCCAATGATTCTAATAAGTTAAGTAGTGACACCAAATCTAGAGTTTCATCTCCTATCTCAAACTCAGCTGCTCTACCGCAAAATTCAACATCTTTGTCAACTGTTGGTAGGATTGATTGATTTATCTTTCATTTAAATCTTTTCATGTTGTTCCTGTCTGTAATCGATTATAATGTTTGGTTTTAATGACTTTACAGCACCAAAGAGGAAGAGACCACGGCAAGTATTGGAAAATCCGGTTTCTTCTTCAATTAAAACCGAGATTGATCATCATCAGCAGCAGCGTCACCAGTCTCCGAAGACGGATATTTCTTCTCCTTATTTGGAAAACAGTAGCCCAGCATCTGCTGCTGTTGGTGAGAATGGTCTTTCTTCCTTTGGTTTCACCACTTTGCCGAGTCAGAAGGCGGCTAATTCGTCCCAATCATCGGAACCACCGGTGCCGGTGCCACAGCCGCCGGCGGAAGAAGAGAGGAAATGTGGTGCGGGTGCGGTGTTGACTAAAGAAGAGGTTGAGAAGGAATCTCTTTTGGTCAAGTTAAATGATGGAAATAGTAAAGTTGAAGCTGTGATTACGACAGCTGCATCTTCTACAGTGGCCAATCTGTGAGTAAATTTAGGGATCTGATGCTTTAATTGTGTTTGGTGTGGTGTATTTATTTTACCAAATGATTATCTTCATCCTGCCTTTTGAAGGTCTATTGAATGATTCTGTTTATTTTTGCAGAAAACTGGCTAATCCAGAGAGTCagagtaaaaaagatgaaaagtttgaAATAGATCTGATGGTGAGACACATATCAAGCTCTGGTTTTAAGATTTCGGTATGTTGTGTTCTTATGGGATTCTTTCTACTTCCAATTTTAGGCTCCACCTCCTCAACAAAGAACATCTCACGGAAGTGATGGCCGCGATATTGATCTTTCTGATCACAAGGAGGTGGCAATCCAGGTGATGATGCAACTTTTCTTGTGTTTTTCTAATAGGCTTGACCTTATCTTCTGGTTACATTTAGATCTGAGTTTTTTTCTCTCTTGATTAAAGTTGCAGGAAACAAGCAAAATCAGGGAAGATGAAAAGCTCAGGAAGAGTGACATCAATGAGCAGAAAGTGGGGGTTATCCAAGAAACCGGAGAATCATCAAAGCAAGGCATTAATGAAGAAATTAATATCCAACTGAACATTGATTTGAAAAAACCGAACAAGGGTAGTGCGAGTATGGTAAGTGGTAGCAGTAATCCATCGCTGCATCAAGCTCTTAAACATCCACAATTATCAGCTAAATCTGAAACCCACTCCGAAAAGACAGGTAATTTACTGTCAGAAATTTTATATCTACCATATACTCCAAATTTTCAAATCATCTTGATGCTTTATGTTGCATTCACAGCTCAATCCAGTGCTATGCCTATGCCAATGTCTGTGCCGAACTGGCCTCCAGTGGGGTAAGCTTTAAAAAGTCCATTTTTTTTCTACTTAACATATTAAAGACCAAGTCTTGATTATAGAACAATTAGCAGGTATGTGGCGCCTTTGCAGGGGGTCATATCCATGGATGGGAACACAATGGCTTCAGCACCGTTTCAGGTACCGTGCCATATTTTTATTGCTGTGTTACTATGTTTTTATGATAATCTTATTGGATGCTAAATGATGCTTTTATTACAGCCAATATTAACACATCCAAGGCCAAAAAGGTGTGCGACACACTGCTACATTGCAAGGAACATTCACTGCAATCAGCAATTCATGAAGATGAACCCATTTTGGCCAGCTGCATCGGGATCTGCCACCCCCATGTTTGGGGCCAAACCTTGCAATCTGAATGTCATGCCTTCTACTGAGCTACATGCAAACATTCCACAGTCGATACAAGACAAGGGTCAGGCAGTCGGCATCCTCCCAGGTTACACCACTGGAAAAGACACCAAATCTTCCCAACCTGCAACCATCACTGACCCTGCCCAGAGAAAACAACAGGTTTTGCTTCAGCAAACAATGCCGTCAGTCGCTCCCAATAATATACTTGTATGTTGTTCCGCTTTCACTGTCTTGAAGATTTTACAGATTACAAGTACAATGTGCGGGGTTGGAAAattttgatttgttttgtttgtgttTATTTTGCAGCATGGGCCCGCTTTCATCTTCCCCTTCAACCAGCAACAAGCAGTGGCAGCGGCTTCTGCTTCCGTACGTCCGGGTCCTTCTAAGCTTAcaaccagcacagcagcaggTGGTTTGGGTGCTGCTTCAGGTGCCGCCAATTCAGCCACAGTGACTTCTTCGACTACAGCAGTTGCGCCTGCATTGAGCTTCAATTACCCGAATATCAATGCCAATGAAACCCAGTACTTGGCGATTTTGCAGAACAATCCCTACTCTTTCCCAATGCCTGCAGTAGGAGCCCCTCCAAATTACAGACCCAGCCCTCATGCCCAAGCGATGCCTCTGTTCAATGGCTCGTTCTATTCCTCACAGATGATACACCCGTCTCAAGTTCCACAACAACCCCAGCAAGCCACTCCACCAACTCAAGCTCAAAATCATCACCCCTCTCAGTCCCAGCAAACCCACCAGAACAGTAGTGGTTCTACATCCTCTTCACAGAAACATTTGCAAGCTCAACAGCGGCCGCAAGGTATTGTTGCTCCTGCTGCAAGTGGCAGTGGAAATATTGGGAGTTTGCACAACAGCTATCATGCTGCTGCCCATAAAAGCCGATCACAACAATcttctcagcagcagcagcagaacCCACACATGAACCCTGCACTACAAGTACGGCACCTTGAAAATGAGGTGACTGGTGGTGAGGATAGCCCTTCAACTGCTGATAGTAGAGTTTCGCGGGCAGCAAACACAATGAGTGTTTACAGCCATAATTTTTCCATGTCGGGTCGTTCTAAAGCCTTCCCTCAGATGGACCACCCTAACGGTGCACTGACCAAGGCGGCTGGCGCGGCTAGTGCCAACTCAAGTGATAAGAAACAACAGCAACAGCAGTCACAACAGCAGGGATTAAAAAGGGGTGGTGTTGAATCATCTCTTCCACCTCAGGCTTTTGCAATGTCTTTTGCTGCTCCTATGAATGGCACCACTGGTAACATATCTTCTATGGCTCAAAACCATGCCATTTTCCAAAGCTTGCCGGAATCATTACGACAAAGTTATATGATGGCAGCACCTACGGCAGCAGCCCACCAATCTCAACAGAAGGATTTTAGAATATCTGAAGAGGCTGCTAGAACCGGTCATGATTCTTCCAATGCTGACGAGGACAGAAAGGTCAGTTCAGGGTTGACCGCAAAATCCGGTCAGTCTATTGCATTTTCTAGACCAGATCTTGTTGCAGACGCCTCTGGTTCTAATAATCGGTCATCTCGATCTCCTATGTCATCCTCTATGGGAGCAGCTGCTCAGTCT comes from the Helianthus annuus cultivar XRQ/B chromosome 4, HanXRQr2.0-SUNRISE, whole genome shotgun sequence genome and includes:
- the LOC110936826 gene encoding protein TIME FOR COFFEE isoform X2 codes for the protein MDRNREGRRATNLAALPNGLSSSRRRHRSSSLRDSPDEEGGAEVHESGRLRDRGVVKKDRGERDRERERERDRDRERERSSRSKRRRENRMIHHHTTTGSNRDDGDDTTSESVNEEEEDDDDGGGLRMLHQPPVNQSTAAVSTSNHHNHNSSSSHPQQIHHRKSFPSGNKVFRAAPAAAPPAWKAADEMIGVSVPRKARSASTKRNHEWISGVVGVGGTGNDQIHRQSSDSPVRLASPAPAAPPSPSSSNVSVRKKMKASGGGSKPRPPKSSSKSSSSNPEELEIEIAEVLYGLMTQSQAPKKEIPSNDSNKLSSDTKSRVSSPISNSAALPQNSTSLSTVAPKRKRPRQVLENPVSSSIKTEIDHHQQQRHQSPKTDISSPYLENSSPASAAVGENGLSSFGFTTLPSQKAANSSQSSEPPVPVPQPPAEEERKCGAGAVLTKEEVEKESLLVKLNDGNSKVEAVITTAASSTVANLKLANPESQSKKDEKFEIDLMAPPPQQRTSHGSDGRDIDLSDHKEVAIQLQETSKIREDEKLRKSDINEQKVGVIQETGESSKQGINEEINIQLNIDLKKPNKGSASMVSGSSNPSLHQALKHPQLSAKSETHSEKTAQSSAMPMPMSVPNWPPVGYVAPLQGVISMDGNTMASAPFQPILTHPRPKRCATHCYIARNIHCNQQFMKMNPFWPAASGSATPMFGAKPCNLNVMPSTELHANIPQSIQDKGQAVGILPGYTTGKDTKSSQPATITDPAQRKQQVLLQQTMPSVAPNNILHGPAFIFPFNQQQAVAAASASVRPGPSKLTTSTAAGGLGAASGAANSATVTSSTTAVAPALSFNYPNINANETQYLAILQNNPYSFPMPAVGAPPNYRPSPHAQAMPLFNGSFYSSQMIHPSQVPQQPQQATPPTQAQNHHPSQSQQTHQNSSGSTSSSQKHLQAQQRPQGIVAPAASGSGNIGSLHNSYHAAAHKSRSQQSSQQQQQNPHMNPALQVRHLENEVTGGEDSPSTADSRVSRAANTMSVYSHNFSMSGRSKAFPQMDHPNGALTKAAGAASANSSDKKQQQQQSQQQGLKRGGVESSLPPQAFAMSFAAPMNGTTGNISSMAQNHAIFQSLPESLRQSYMMAAPTAAAHQSQQKDFRISEEAARTGHDSSNADEDRKVSSGLTAKSGQSIAFSRPDLVADASGSNNRSSRSPMSSSMGAAAQSSHPLSAHYQPQQHALQLQKQQQQNQNMNNARAKNQASSNGSAYPEHLITSSSSMTAKFPNSISSFPLQTSNTSSSPVQSPQWRNPARGPTTSQVPSSLASATTTSSLKNNLHQSQQQSSRSHPHPHQQSHTQISFGTTTSQKPLSTASVQMQNQNPSSNSGNQSPSPPMLVGSPTASISKGVGGGTSQGSSLSSSQPAKNSPVVVTQRSSPGILGNPNSSNSTKSQQQLQQKQTLHQQKVQAMMMYGQPYMQVQQQAQAQAQQHAASSMSQAQMMMYTHPIRLQQQQQQQQQQQSSSQQSSSTAMLSLCPPVTHASTTTSDPAKAIAAATSMMNHPQYGAAAAQSSMPAGFPQYVHNSPAAAAVQVKPAEQKQPAGNDNLRVSQPEKK
- the LOC110936826 gene encoding protein TIME FOR COFFEE isoform X7; its protein translation is MDRNREGRRATNLAALPNGLSSSRRRHRSSSLRDSPDEEGGAEVHESGRLRDRGVVKKDRGERDRERERERDRDRERERSSRSKRRRENRMIHHHTTTGSNRDDGDDTTSESVNEEEEDDDDGGGLRMLHQPPVNQSTAAVSTSNHHNHNSSSSHPQQIHHRKSFPSGNKVFRAAPAAAPPAWKAADEMIGVSVPRKARSASTKRNHEWISGVVGVGGTGNDQIHRQSSDSPVRLASPAPAAPPSPSSSNVSVRKKMKASGGGSKPRPPKSSSKSSSSNPEELEIEIAEVLYGLMTQSQAPKKEIPSNDSNKLSSDTKSRVSSPISNSAALPQNSTSLSTVAPKRKRPRQVLENPVSSSIKTEIDHHQQQRHQSPKTDISSPYLENSSPASAAVGENGLSSFGFTTLPSQKAANSSQSSEPPVPVPQPPAEEERKCGAGAVLTKEEVEKESLLVKLNDGNSKVEAVITTAASSTVANLKLANPESQSKKDEKFEIDLMAPPPQQRTSHGSDGRDIDLSDHKEVAIQETSKIREDEKLRKSDINEQKVGVIQETGESSKQGINEEINIQLNIDLKKPNKGSASMVSGSSNPSLHQALKHPQLSAKSETHSEKTAQSSAMPMPMSVPNWPPVGRYVAPLQGVISMDGNTMASAPFQPILTHPRPKRCATHCYIARNIHCNQQFMKMNPFWPAASGSATPMFGAKPCNLNVMPSTELHANIPQSIQDKGQAVGILPGYTTGKDTKSSQPATITDPAQRKQQVLLQQTMPSVAPNNILHGPAFIFPFNQQQAVAAASASVRPGPSKLTTSTAAGGLGAASGAANSATVTSSTTAVAPALSFNYPNINANETQYLAILQNNPYSFPMPAVGAPPNYRPSPHAQAMPLFNGSFYSSQMIHPSQVPQQPQQATPPTQAQNHHPSQSQQTHQNSSGSTSSSQKHLQAQQRPQGIVAPAASGSGNIGSLHNSYHAAAHKSRSQQSSQQQQQNPHMNPALQVRHLENEVTGGEDSPSTADSRVSRAANTMSVYSHNFSMSGRSKAFPQMDHPNGALTKAAGAASANSSDKKQQQQQSQQQGLKRGGVESSLPPQAFAMSFAAPMNGTTGNISSMAQNHAIFQSLPESLRQSYMMAAPTAAAHQSQQKDFRISEEAARTGHDSSNADEDRKVSSGLTAKSGQSIAFSRPDLVADASGSNNRSSRSPMSSSMGAAAQSSHPLSAHYQPQQHALQLQKQQQQNQNMNNARAKNQASSNGSAYPEHLITSSSSMTAKFPNSISSFPLQTSNTSSSPVQSPQWRNPARGPTTSQVPSSLASATTTSSLKNNLHQSQQQSSRSHPHPHQQSHTQISFGTTTSQKPLSTASVQMQNQNPSSNSGNQSPSPPMLVGSPTASISKGVGGGTSQGSSLSSSQPAKNSPVVVTQRSSPGILGNPNSSNSTKSQQQLQQKQTLHQQKVQAMMMYGQPYMQVQQQAQAQAQQHAASSMSQAQMMMYTHPIRLQQQQQQQQQQQSSSQQSSSTAMLSLCPPVTHASTTTSDPAKAIAAATSMMNHPQYGAAAAQSSMPAGFPQYVHNSPAAAAVQVKPAEQKQPAA
- the LOC110936826 gene encoding protein TIME FOR COFFEE isoform X9, coding for MKASGGGSKPRPPKSSSKSSSSNPEELEIEIAEVLYGLMTQSQAPKKEIPSNDSNKLSSDTKSRVSSPISNSAALPQNSTSLSTVAPKRKRPRQVLENPVSSSIKTEIDHHQQQRHQSPKTDISSPYLENSSPASAAVGENGLSSFGFTTLPSQKAANSSQSSEPPVPVPQPPAEEERKCGAGAVLTKEEVEKESLLVKLNDGNSKVEAVITTAASSTVANLKLANPESQSKKDEKFEIDLMAPPPQQRTSHGSDGRDIDLSDHKEVAIQLQETSKIREDEKLRKSDINEQKVGVIQETGESSKQGINEEINIQLNIDLKKPNKGSASMVSGSSNPSLHQALKHPQLSAKSETHSEKTAQSSAMPMPMSVPNWPPVGRYVAPLQGVISMDGNTMASAPFQPILTHPRPKRCATHCYIARNIHCNQQFMKMNPFWPAASGSATPMFGAKPCNLNVMPSTELHANIPQSIQDKGQAVGILPGYTTGKDTKSSQPATITDPAQRKQQVLLQQTMPSVAPNNILHGPAFIFPFNQQQAVAAASASVRPGPSKLTTSTAAGGLGAASGAANSATVTSSTTAVAPALSFNYPNINANETQYLAILQNNPYSFPMPAVGAPPNYRPSPHAQAMPLFNGSFYSSQMIHPSQVPQQPQQATPPTQAQNHHPSQSQQTHQNSSGSTSSSQKHLQAQQRPQGIVAPAASGSGNIGSLHNSYHAAAHKSRSQQSSQQQQQNPHMNPALQVRHLENEVTGGEDSPSTADSRVSRAANTMSVYSHNFSMSGRSKAFPQMDHPNGALTKAAGAASANSSDKKQQQQQSQQQGLKRGGVESSLPPQAFAMSFAAPMNGTTGNISSMAQNHAIFQSLPESLRQSYMMAAPTAAAHQSQQKDFRISEEAARTGHDSSNADEDRKVSSGLTAKSGQSIAFSRPDLVADASGSNNRSSRSPMSSSMGAAAQSSHPLSAHYQPQQHALQLQKQQQQNQNMNNARAKNQASSNGSAYPEHLITSSSSMTAKFPNSISSFPLQTSNTSSSPVQSPQWRNPARGPTTSQVPSSLASATTTSSLKNNLHQSQQQSSRSHPHPHQQSHTQISFGTTTSQKPLSTASVQMQNQNPSSNSGNQSPSPPMLVGSPTASISKGVGGGTSQGSSLSSSQPAKNSPVVVTQRSSPGILGNPNSSNSTKSQQQLQQKQTLHQQKVQAMMMYGQPYMQVQQQAQAQAQQHAASSMSQAQMMMYTHPIRLQQQQQQQQQQQSSSQQSSSTAMLSLCPPVTHASTTTSDPAKAIAAATSMMNHPQYGAAAAQSSMPAGFPQYVHNSPAAAAVQVKPAEQKQPAGNDNLRVSQPEKK